ACTTTCTTGGTTCAGATCAAGAAGTTTACGATATGAGTGTTGGTAATTCGGTTTTACCTTCTCGTAAATCAACTTCTGATCGATTATCAAGTGAGGTTTCTAAACAAATGAAGGTACTATTGGATCAAAATGCTGAGACCGGTCATGCTCGTCCTGTATTGGTAAATTATCCACAAATTAGTCGAATTGTTCAAGATTCAGTAACTGAAATCACTTATGTTGATCAACATAAAGATGTTAAAGCATTCCTTGAACAAAAAGCTAAGGAAATCGATCCACTTTTGAAATAAAATGAGACGTATGGGGTGTTTAAGTAGTCATTTAAACAGCCCATATTATTTAAAAAGGAGTAAGTAAAATGAATGCTAAAGCAAAAGAGTCTATAATGGGATATTTATTCTTATCTCCTGCAATGATTATTTTGGGACTGTTTCTTTTTTTACCAACATTATTATCTATTTATTATGCTTTTACGAATTATTATCTCTTAACACCTGATGCGACTACTTTCATTGGATTAGCTAATTTCAAAAAACTATTTAGTGATCCTTTATTTATGACGAGTTTAAAAACATCGGTCAATTTGTTATTTTTATTATTCCTCTTCAATTAGGTTTGGCTTTAAGTTTAGCTTTATTAGTGAATAATAAACGAAAATCAACAATTTTCTTTAAAATTGCCTTTTTTGCACCAGTTGTAATGTCTTTAGTTGTTGTATCTGTTCTATGGTTGGTCTTGCTAAATCCCTCAAGTGGTTTAATAAATTCAATGTTGGGTATCTTGGGTATTAACCCACAACCATTCTTAACAAGCCCTAAACAAGCTATGTATGTCATTATTGTGGTATCAGCTTGGCAAGGTGCAGGTTATCAAATGCTGATTTTTCTTGCAGGTCTCCAAAATATCCCATCATCACTTTATGAAGCAGCAAGCATTGATGGGGCAAGCAAATGGAAACAATTTTTGAATATTACTTTACCAATGTTAAAACCGACCTCAATTCTAATTTTGACGACAACGCTTATTGATGCTTTCAAATTAGTTATTCAACCAATGGTTATGACACAAGGTGGCCCACTTAATTCTACATTGACACCAGTTTATTACATTTATCGAACTGGTTTTACTGATCGTTCCGTTGGCTATGCTAGCTCAATTACAGTTGTTTTCGGAGCTATCATTATTATATTCACCTTACTTCAAAGAAAAATGACAGGAGATGAAGGGTATTATGAATAAAAAAGTTAATAAGTCATTGTACTTTATTTTAACCTTGCTATTGGCAATGCTATTTATTTTTCCTTTGGTGTGGATGGTTGCATCCTCTATGAAAACAGAACAGGCTGTCTTTCAAGATTTAGGAACATGGAAATCATTTTTACCCTCTTTGAATCCAAGTGACTGGTTTAAGCCATATCAAGAGGTTTCAACAAGATTTAATCTTTTCCAATACATTGGAAATAGTATTTTTTACGCTACTTGTGTCACAATTGGTTCCATTTTAGTCAATTCGCTGGCAGGATATGCATTTGCTAAATTCGATTTTATAGGGAAAAAGGCTCTTTTTGCTCTGATGTTAGCTTTGCTAGTCATTCCGGGTGAGACAATTATAATCACTAAATTTTCAATAGTACAGCGCTTAGGGATATTAAATACTCGATTAGCGGTTATTTTACCGGCGCTATCAGCTCCCTTATTCATCTATATGTTTAGACAATTCTTTAAAGCTATCTCAAATGAAATTATTGAGGCCGCTAAAATTGAAGGTGCTTCACATTTCCGAATTTTTTGGAATATTATGTTGCCTCTTTCTAAACCGGCAATTGCCACAGTAGGAACGCTTTCGTTTATTGGAAGTTGGAATGATTATATTTGGCCATTGATGGTGTTGACGAATACAAGCGATTTTCCACTTCAAGTAGCAATTACAAATATCAATAATACACAGCCGACTTACACAAATCAAATTATGGCAATGTTAACAATATCAACAATTCCATTAATTCTGATTTATGTTTTCTTCCAAAAATATTTAGTTCAAGGATTGGGTAGTAGTGGAACAGGAGTAAAATAACAAATGACTGAAATCTATACTGTTGAACGAGCAAATCAATTTATTCAAAAAAATAAAGATGAAGTAAATCGAAAATTCAAACCAAAGCATCACTTTTCAGCTGAAATTGGTTGGATAAACGATCCGAATGGCTTTGTCTATTTTCAAGGAGAATATCATCTATTTTATCAATTTTATCCCTACGATAGTGTTTGGGGGCCAATGCATTGGGGCCATGCCAAAACAAAAGATTTTGTGAATTGGGAGCATTTACCAGTCGCACTAGCACCGGATATGCCTTATGACAAGGATGGTTGTTTTTCTGGATCAGCAATTGTCAAGGATGATGTATTATGGCTCATGTATACGGGAAATGTAGAGCAAGAGGACGGAACAATCCGTCAAATCCAGAATATGGCTTATTCTAAAGATGGTATTCATTTTGAAAAAATCGCGGAGAATCCTGTAGCTACAGGGGATATTTTGCCAGATGAACTAGTTAAGTCAGATTTTAGAGATCCAAAAATATTTGAAAAAGAAGGTAGATATTATGCTGTTGTTGCAGCAAAACACCAGGAGGATATTGGTACTATTGTTTTATTGGGATCGGATAATTTGATTGATTGGGAATTTGAATCCATTTTTCTTAAAGGTACACCAGAACAAGGTATCATGTGGGAGTGCCCAGATTATTTTAATATCGATGGAAATGATATTTTAATGATGTCACCCATGAGAGTAAAACAGAAGCATTATGATTTTAAAAATATTAATTCTTCCGTCATTATGACTGGAAAAGTAGATTGGAATACCAAAACTTTTACTTTACATAACATGAAGGAACTAGATCATGGCCATGATTTTTATGCTCCACAGTCCTTAGAGGACGATGAAGGAAGATGTATTGTCATAGCTTGGCTTCATACATGGGGGCGCCAACTTCCATCTCATGATTTAAAACACAAATGGGCTGGTAGTATGACTCTACCGCGGCAACTAACCTATAAAGATGGTCAGTTATTACAAACTATCCTTCCAGAAAGTTTACAAAGTCTATCTAAGATTGATGTGGATGACAATCCTATATCTTCAGGGGTTCTTGAAATTGATATTAATGGAAATTTGTTGATGCGGTTTGGCTCATCTGATGATTACATTGATTTTGGCTTTGATAAAGAAGAAAATCTTGTATATATTGATCGTAAAGGATTAAAAAGATTGCCAAAAGGCGATGAAACTTGGGAGATAAGTGAACGAAAAGTTCAGATCCAAGCCAAAAAATTATTGATATTATTCGATTCTAATAGCATAGAGATTATTGTAAATAATGGTGAAGAAAGTTTATCTTCCGCATTCTATATAGATGGGGAACATTATTTGCAAAATCTTTCTTAATAAGATGAATGATATTTAAATGAAATCTCAATCGCACGTATTGGGATTTTTTAATTATTCTATATTTTCCCTAAAATAAATGCTAGACGTTTGCAAACGCTTACCTAAAGTAATACAATGGAACTATTAAGTATAAAAGGAGATATTTATGGCTTACAAAACGATTTACCCTTATACCAATGAGGTGTTGCATGAGTATGATAATGTTTCAGATGCAGATGTTGAAAAAGCGCTAGAAACAGGGCATCAGCTCTATAAACAATGGCGCCGTGAAGATAACTTGGAAGATCGCAAAGCACAACTTCGTAAGGTGGCAGAATTGCTCCGTCGCGATCGTGATAGATATGCTGAAGTCATGACCAAGGACATGGGGAAACTGTTTACTGAAGCGCAAGGTGAAGTGGATCTTTGTGCGGATATTGCAGACTACTATGCTGATAAGGCTGATGAGTTTTTGAAGCCAGTTCCTTTAGAGACCGATACTGGTGAGGCTTATTATCTCAAACAGTCAACAGGTGTTATCTTAGCTGTTGAACCATGGAATTTTCCGTTCTATCAAATCATGCGCGTGTTTGCACCAAACTTTATTGGTGGGAACCCGATGGTCTTGAAACACGCGTCAAACTGTCCTGCTTCTGCCCAAGCTTTTGAGGATTTGGTTCTCGAAGCTGGAGCGCCAGAAGGAGCTTTCAAAAATCTTTTTGTTTCCTATGACCAAGTCAATACCATTATTGCCGATAAACGTGTTGCCGGTGTTTGCTTGACTGGTTCGGAGCGTGGTGGAGCATCCGTTGCCGAAGCTGCTGGACGACATCTCAAGAAATCATCACTTGAGCTTGGAGGAAATGATGCCTTTATCATTCTTGAGGATGCTGATTTTGACCTCTTGAAAGAAACTATTTTCTTTGCTCGTCTCTACAATGCGGGTCAAGTATGTACCTCTTCCAAACGCTTCATCGTTGTTGGGGAAGACAATTATAAGAAATACGTGGATATGGTTGTGGAAACCTTCAAAACCGCTAAATGGGGTGACCCAATGGAAGCTGATACAACTTTGGCTCCGCTATCATCAGCTGCAGCTAAAGAAGATGTCTTGTCACAAATTAAACTCGCTGTGGATAATGGTGCAACGGTCGAATACGGTAACGAAGCTATCGATCATCCAGGTAATTTTGTCATGCCAACCGTTTTGACCAATATTACGAAAGAAAATCCTATTTACAACCAAGAAATTTTTGGTCCAGTAGCTTCTATCTACAAAGTGGATACAGAAGAAGAAGCTATTGAATTGGCTAATGATTCTAGCTACGGACTTGGTGGTACTGTCTTTTCAAGTAATCAAGAACATGCAGAACGTGTGGCAGCCCAAATCGAAACAGGTATGAGCTTTATCAACTCAGGTTGGGCATCTCTTCCGGAATTGCCATTTGGTGGTGTGAAAAATGCTGGTTATGGACGAGAGTTGAGTGAATTAGGCTTTGCAACCTTCTTGAATGAACACCTTATCTATACACCTAAACGGTAGAAGTAAGAAGACTTTGGATAAAATAACATAAAAATCAAAAATGACTGAGTATCAACATCTTTTGAAAAAGTTGCGGCTCAGTCATTTTTTCTTATTTAAATTTTTTGTCTCTTACTATTAATCACGTCCTTCAAAGACTGGAAGGCTGATGATTTCAATTTTGTAGCCATCTGGATCTGTGAGGAAGTAGAACATTGGTTTTTGATCTGGCAATCCTTTGATGTCAGTAATGGTGTAACCGGCTTCTTCATGTGCTTTATGAAGGTCATCAATATCTTCAACGCCAAGTGCGATGTGACCATAACCGTCACCAATTTCATAGGCACCGTGGCCGTAGTTATAAGTCAATTCAAGTTCGTACTCATAACCTTCAGCACGAAGATAAACAATGGTAAATTCTTGCTCAGGGAAGTCTAAACGGCGGTCTTCAGTCAATGACAAAGCGTCTGCGTAGAATTTTAATGAAGCGTCTAAATCTTTAACGCGAACACAAGTATGTAATGGTTTCATAATAGTCTCCTTTTTGGAAATGCCAAGCATTTCTTAATTCACCCAACATTTTATCAAAAAGTCTAGTCTTTTACTAATAATAATACTTATTTATTAGTCACCTTAGTTAAAGATTGAAATAACATCCTGACGATCTTTACGTTTACGAGGGTGTTTCGGATCTTCTAAACGATAGCCTAGTGACAGCATACTGGCAATCCCTTCTTTTTCGGTGTCAATAACACCATGTTGAGCCAAAATAGCATTGACTTTAGCATAAGGGAAGCCTTCAATTGGGCAAGAGTCAATTCCCAGTAAAGCAGCAGAAGTCATCATGTTACCTAAGGCGATGTAGGTTTGTTTGGCTGTCCAATCCCAGAGGCGACGCTCATCGTCTGCGATTTCCATGTCAGATTCTTGGAAGATTTGGTATTGTTTCAAGCGAGCATCTAAGGCTTCTGGATCAGAAATACCACGGCGAACTAAACTATTGTAGACAGATTGACTATCGTAACGGGCGTTTTTCTCAGCAATCAAAAGAATAAAATGGCTGGCTGTTTCTAACTGCGATTTAGCGCCCCAAGAAACAGCTTTGATGGCCTCTTTGACGGCTGTATTTTCCAAAATGATAAAACGCCATCCCTCTAATCCGATAGATGAAGGGCTCAACCAAGCAGCGTCTAAGATAGTCTCTAGGTCTTCTTGAGGAATTTTTTTATCTTGATAGACACGCATGGCAACACGTTTTTCATAAGCATTTTGCAATTGTTGACGAATGTTTTGATTATCCATAATGTCTCCTTTTCTTTGGAGATATGATACCACTTTCTAGGCATGATGACTATGATTTACCCTTGAAAGTCTATCTTGAAACGTGATAAGATAGAGATATTTAGGATAAGACAAACAGGAGGGATTATGGACCAGCATCAAAAGGCAAGAGCGTATTTATCAGAATCAATTTTGTTTCTCATTTTTAGAGGCATTATCGTTGGCTTGATTGCAGGATTTGTGGTCAGTAGCTTCAGGTTATTGATTCAGGTACTCTATGAAAAACTTTTGCACTTATATGAATTGGCGCATGAGCATTCTATTTATCTCATCCTTATTTTGGGCTTGTATCTTCTAATATCTCTATTTGTGGGGAAATTATTACTGTCAGAACCGCAAATTAAGGGATCTGGTATTCCTCAAATTGAAGCGGAATTGAAAGGGCTTATGCATCTAAACTGGTGGAGCGTGCTCTGGAAAAAATTCGTGGCAGGTCTTTTAACCATTTCCAGTGGGATGCTCTTAGGGCGTGAAGGTCCTAGCATTCAACTGGGTGCTATGGTTGGTAAAGGGGTCGCAACTAAGTTTAGGTTGACTTCTTTTGGTGAGAAAACCTTGATTGCCAGCGGTTCGGCAGCAGGTATTGCCGCAGCTTTTGGGGCGCCGATAGCAGGTCTCCTTTTTGTCGTTGAAGAAGTCTACCACCATTTTTCGAGAACGGTCTGGATTACAACACTAACAGCTAGTTTGACGGCTGACCTTGTTTCAAAACACTTTTTTGGTATGGGATCTGTTCTAGAGTTTCCCTCCAATTTAGCGCCGCTCCCTCTAAATGTTTATTGGCTTTATCTGATAATGGGGTTAATTTTTGGCTTATTGGCTTTTGTCTATGAAAAAGTGGTATTGGTTGCTGGTGATTACTTTCAGATACTTGGAAAATTTCTTCATCTCAAACCAGCCTACTTTAGCATCCTTGCGCTGATTAGTGTTATACCTTTGACCTACTTTCTCCCCATACTATCAGGTGGAGGGCATGAGGTCATCGTGACTCTCCCAGAACTCAATCTCGGTTTTTGGGTCTTGCTGAGCTGGCTCATTATCCGCTTTGTCTATTGTATGATTTCTTATGGTAGCGGTGTTCCTGGTGGTATTTTCTTGCCAATTCTATCCTTAGGAGCCTTATCTGGTGCAGCCTTTGGAGCTTTAGCTATTCAACTTGATTTGATCGATAGTAGTATGTTCAGTATCTTTGTCATCGCAGGGATGAGTGCTTACTTTGGCGCCGTGTCAAAAGCTCCCTTGACCGCTATTGTCTTGGTCTGCGAAATGGTGGGAAACTTATCGCAACTGATGCCGCTCGCCTTCGTAACCTTAATTTCCTATACCGTCATGGATTTACTCAAAGGAGCTCCAATATATGAAGCCATGCTGGAAAAAATGTTTGTGGATAAGGAAGTCCAATTCTCTGAAAAACTCATGTTACTGCAGTGGCCAGTCTCAGATAAAATTGCTGGCAAGCAGGTCAGAGAGCTAGAACTCCCACAACAGATTTTGATTACCAACCAAGTGGTTAATGGCAAAAACGAAGTGGTATCCGGCTCATCGGTGCTTTATTTAGGCAATACCATTGATATTATCATTCGGGAGTCTGATCGACATTTAGCTGAAAAATATTTACTTTAAGTTAGGAGAATGCTATGAAATTGACGATTTTTTGTGGTGCTAGTTCAGGAAAAAATCCTGTCTATGCTGAGAAAACGAAACATTTGGCGGCTTGGATGGTAGCCAACAATCACAGTCTCGTCTTTGGCGGAGGTAAGGTTGGTTTGATGGGGATTATGGCAGATAGCCTGATCGCTGCTGGCTGTGAGACAATCGGTGTCATGCCTACCTTTCTAAAAGAGCGTGAAATTGCTCATACTGGTTTAAGTCAACTGATTGTAGTAGACGATATGCCTAGCCGCAAAGCTAAAATGATGCATTTGGGTCAAGCCTTTATTGCTCTTCCTGGCGGTCCAGGAACCCTAGAAGAGATTTCAGAAGTCATTTCCTGGTCACGGATTGGACAAAATGAGAAACCCTGTGTTTTATACAATATTGATGGCTATTTTGACTATTTGAAAGCACAATTTGACCACATGGTCCAAGAAGGCTTTCTCAGTCAAGAAGATAGAGATAAAGTCCTTTTTACAGATGATATTGATGCAATCGCCAATTTTATCAAGAACTATCAAGCACCTCAAGTTAGAGAATATTAAAAACAGCTGATCTAGGTCAGCTGTTTTTAATCTTTAATTGTTGGTATTTACCCTTCATAGTAAAGTAATTCTTTTGGTGTTTTAGTGAAAGTCTCAAAACCATTTTTAGTCACGTAGCCACAGTCTTCGATACGGACCCCGACTTTACCAGGAATATAGATACCAGGTTCAACAGAGAAACACATGCCTTCTTGGATTTCCATATCATTACCAGCCATGATAGACGGGAATTCATGGACATCCATGCCGATTCCGTGTCCAAGACGATGGTTGAAGTAGTCACCGTAGCCAGCTTTTTCAATCACCTTTCGAGCAGCAGCATCAACTTCGGCTGCTGTCACACCAGGTTTGATAAAGTCTTGTGCGGCTAATTGTGCCTCTAAACAAAGCTCGTAAATATCTTTTTTGAACTGATCTGGTTGACCAACAGCAACGGTACGCGTCATATCACTGGTATAACCACCTGTTTCAACACCTAAATCAAAAAGAAGTAGCGCATCGTTTTCAATACGATTGGTTCCAGGAATCCCATGAGGGTTAGCAGCGTTATTGCCAGTGAGAACCATAGTGTCAAAGCTCATCTTGGAAATGCCTTGTTTTTTGAGTTCAAATTCAATCTGTGCAATGATATCGGTTTCGGTTTTATTGAGTGAAATATTATCAAATCCTATTTGTACAGCCTTGTCAGCCCATTCACCAGCCACCAACATCTTGTTGATTTCATCTTGCGATTTGATTAGGCGCATGTTTTGCACCAAAGGAGTTAAGTTAACAAAGGCTCCAGTGAAGACAGTTTCTAGTCCTTTAAACTTAGTAACATTAAGATTGTCAAATTCTACTGCAACTTTAGCGAAATCAGTTTGTGGTAAGGTAGCTCTTATTTTTTCCCACGGATTTTCGGAATCTTGGTAGCCGATAACTGGAAAGTCAAGCGTATTTTCAGCGCGTGCAGCATCTAGTTCTGGTAGGAAAAGGAGAGGTTGCTTATCAGCTAGCAAAAAGAGAAACATGTAACGTTCGTGAGGGTCGCTAGCAAAACCTGTTAGGTAGTTGATAGTTACAGGATCAGAAATAACCGCAGCCGCCACATCTTGTTTGAGTAAATTTTCTAAAAGCAAATCAATTTTTGTCATATCATCCCTTCTTTCTGACTCTTATTTTTTCAGAAAACACTTTAAAAATCAAGCTTTTACAGTCTTTTTCCTCAGATTATCAAATAAATTAAAGAAAAAATAGCGTTAGACTTGAAAGTGTTTCCAAATCATGATAGTATAGATAATGAAAGCGTGATTTTCAAATAATAAAAATCAAATGAAAGGAAACGATTTATGAATACAGATGATACGATTACGATTTACGATGTTGCCAGAGAAGCTGGTGTATCGATGGCGACAGTTAGTCGAGTTGTCAATGGAAACAAAAATGTTAAAGAAAATACTCGGCAGAAAGTACTAGAGGTTATTGACCGTTTAGACTACCGTCCAAATGCCGTAGCCCGTGGTCTTGCTAGCAAAAAGACAACAACAGTTGGGGTTGTTATTCCAAATATTTCAAATGCTTACTTTGCCCTCTTAGCCAAAGGGATTGATGATATCGCTGAAATGTACAAATATAACATTGTGCTGGCATCAAGTGATGAGAACGACGATAAGGAAGTCAATGTTGTTAATACGCTTTTTGCCAAGCAGGTTGATGGCATTATCTTTATGGGACATCGCCTAACGGATAAAATTCGTGCGGAGTTCTCACGTTCAAGGACACCAGTAGTTCTTGCAGGTACCATTGACTTAGAACATCAATTACCAAGTGTTAATATTGATTATGAAAAGGCTGTTGAAGGAGTGGTATCTGACCTAGCTAAAAATCACCAAAAAATCGCCTTTGTCTCAGGACCACTTCTTGATGACATCAATGGTAAAGTTCGTCTAGCAGGCTATAAGGATGCCCTTAATGCTAATGGTATTGATTACACTGAAGGGCTTGTTTTTGAGGCTAAATACCGTTACGAAGATGGTTATGAATTGGCAGAACGTGTGATTAATTCAGGTGCTACAGCTGCTTATGTTGGAGAAGATGAACTAGCTGTGGGACTCTTGAATGGACTCTTTGCGGCTGGGAAACGTGTGCCAGAAGACTTTGAAATTATGACAAGTAATGATTCTGAAATTGTCAAATACACACGTCCTAACTTATCTTCAATCAATCAACCAATTTACGATTTGGGTGCCGTTGCTATGCGTATGTTAACTAAAATCATGAACAAAGAAGAATTAGAAGAAAAAGAAATCATTCTTAATCATGGTGTGACAAAACGTGCATCAACAAAATAAACGAACGACATGGCTTCGTTATGGAGTCATGTTTTCTTATTTCTTAAAATAGTGGTAAAATAAGCCAAATAATAAAAAGTGAGTAAACAAGATGACAAATGAAACTCTAATGCAGTATTTTGAATGGTATCTTCCAACTGATGGCAAGCATTGGCAACGACTTGTTAATGATATTGATACGTTAAAAGAGCTTGGTGTCAATAAGGTTTGGATGCCACCTGCTTTTAAGGGAACTGGCGTAGAGGATGTTGGTTATGGTGTTTATGATCTTTTTGATTTAGGTGAATTTGATCAAAAAGGAACCATTCCGACAAAATATGGCACTAAAGAAGACTATCTTCGGGCGACTGAGGCGCTCAATAAGGCAGGTATTATGCCCATTGCTGATGTCGTTTTAAATCATAAAGCAAATGGTGATGACAAAGAACGATTCAAGGTTTTAAAAATGAGTCAGACCAATCGTCAAGAGCCTCTTTCTGAACCTTACGATATTGAAGCTTGGACTCATTTTACCTTTCCAGGACGTCAGAAGCAGTACGATGAGTTTGAATGGCATTGGTATCATTTTTCAGGTATGGATTATGATGCGCTTCATAATGAGACTGGTCTCTACATGGTTATGGGAGATAATAAAGGCTGGGCTGATCAGGATAGCGTCGATGAAGAGAATGGTAATTACGATTACCTCATGTTCAATGATGTCGATTTTAGGCACCCAGAAGTAGTCGCTAATCTCAAAAAATGGGTCGAATGGTTCTTAAAAACTAGCCAAGTAGGTGGTTTTCGATTAGATGCTGTTAAGCATATTGATTCTGATTTTATGGCAGAGTTTATCCGTTATATCCGTGATCATCTCAAAGAGGACTTGTATGTCTTTGGAGAGTATTGGAAGGATGACACCGATGAAACGCTTGATTATTTAGATGATGTTGATCTGCAATTTGATCTGGTTGATGTTGTTTTACACATGAACTTTTACCAAGCTTCTCAGGACGGTCAAGAGTTTGATTTGTCACAGATTTTGGAAGGAAGCTTGATGCAGACCCGCCCAGATTTTGCAGTGACCTTTGTGGACAATCATGACTCTCAAAGAGGGCAGTCCTTGGAGTCTACGGTGGCAGACTGGTTTAAACCACTTGCTTACAGCCTTATTATGCTGCGCCAGGAAGGAAGACCTTGTCTTTTCTATGGCGATTATTATGGTATTGAGGGGGAGTTTGCTCAAGCGTCATTCAAAGATATTATTGATAAACTGGCTTATTTACGACAAAACCATGTTTACGGTAATCAGGTCGATTACTTTGATCATCCTAACTGTATCGGTTGGGTCAATCAAGGTGATGAGGCACACCCAGAACCCTTAGCAGTTGTTATGTCAAACAGCGATGCTGGTTGGAAAGACATGGAGATAGGACAGTTACACGCTGGTAGGATTTTTAGAGATTATCTCGGTCATTCTCAGGAAGAGGTTGTCTTGAATGATGCAGGCTGGGGAAGTTTTCCGGTTCAGGCAGGATCGGTTTCAGCATGGATTCCAAAAGATTAGTAAGGTCAGTCCTCGGACTGATTTTTTGATTTCTTAATGAAAATGTCTCCTGAATACGTTATAATAGGCTTTATGAAAGTATTACTGTATCTAGAAGCAGCAGACCAGCTCAGTAAGTCTGGGATTGGTCGCGCCATAAAGCACCAGCAGAAAGCGCTAGAGATAGCTGGCATTGATTATACGACAAATCCAGAGGATGATTATGATCTTGTTCATATCAATACCTATGGTATTAAAAGTTGGAAACTTCTTAAACAAGCTCAAAAAGCAGGCAAGCGCGTGATTATGCACGCTCACTCTACCAAAGAGGATTTTGAGAATTCGTTTATTGGCTCTAATCTGGTTGCGCCTCTTTTTAAGAAACATCTGATGCGTTTCTATCAAGCGGCGGATTATTTGATAACGCCAACGGACTATTCAAAGCAGCTGATTCAATCATACGGCATTACCACACCGATAGTAGCAATTTCAAATGGTATCGACCTTTCTCGTTATCAGCAAAGCGATAGCAAGGAAGCGATTTTTAGGGCACATTTCAACCTCAAAAAAGGTGATAAAGTCGTTATATCAGCAGGTCTTTTCTTTGAACGTAAGGGAATTGATGATTTTGTCAAAGTTGCTAAACTGATGCCTGATGTTACCTTTATTTGGTTCGGTCATATCAATCATTATCTGATTCCAAGTCATATCAGAAAGATTGTTGAAGGGGAACACCCAGAAAATGTCATCTTCCCTGGTTACATTAAAGGAGACATTTATGAGGGGGCGATAACAGGAGCAGATGCCTTCTTTTTCCCAAGTCGTGAAGAAACAGAAGGCATTGTTGTTTTGGAAGCTTTAGCTAGCCGACAAAATCTAGTCCTACGAGATATTCCTGTTTACCAAGGCTGGATTGACGAACGCTCAGCCTATCTGGCTAAAAATGTTGTTGGTTTTGCTTATGCTTTAGAAAAAGTTATGACCGGTAAAGAGGATAAGACTGAAGCTGGCTATCAAGTTGCTGCTAGTAAGGATATTAAGTTGGTTGCCGAACAGCTAGCCACTGTCTATCAAAAAGTATTGGAGCTCTAAGATGAGAGTTGGACTATTTACAGATACCTATTTTCCACAAATTTCAGGCGTGGCAACTAGTATCAAAACTTTGAAAACAGAGTTGGAAAAATTAGGACATGAGGTCTTTATTTTTACGGCGACAGAAAAAAATATTCGTGTTGATGAAGACCCAACCATCATCCGTTTACCAAGCGTACCTTTTGTGGCTTTTAGCGAACGTCGTGTCGTGTATTCAGGCTTGTCATCAGCTTATAAGATTGCTAAGGAACACCATCTGGATATCATTCATACCCAAACCGAATTCAGTGTTGGGACCTTTGGTTGGATGATTGGTAAAGAATTGGGCATTCCAGTTGTGCATACCTACCATACGCATTACGAAGATTATGTCCACTATATTGCCAAGGGTCGTCTGATTCGGCCAGGGATGGTCAAGTATTTTGTACGTCATTTCTTGAGG
The sequence above is drawn from the Streptococcus pluranimalium genome and encodes:
- a CDS encoding glycosyltransferase, producing the protein MKVLLYLEAADQLSKSGIGRAIKHQQKALEIAGIDYTTNPEDDYDLVHINTYGIKSWKLLKQAQKAGKRVIMHAHSTKEDFENSFIGSNLVAPLFKKHLMRFYQAADYLITPTDYSKQLIQSYGITTPIVAISNGIDLSRYQQSDSKEAIFRAHFNLKKGDKVVISAGLFFERKGIDDFVKVAKLMPDVTFIWFGHINHYLIPSHIRKIVEGEHPENVIFPGYIKGDIYEGAITGADAFFFPSREETEGIVVLEALASRQNLVLRDIPVYQGWIDERSAYLAKNVVGFAYALEKVMTGKEDKTEAGYQVAASKDIKLVAEQLATVYQKVLEL